One stretch of Cygnus olor isolate bCygOlo1 chromosome 1, bCygOlo1.pri.v2, whole genome shotgun sequence DNA includes these proteins:
- the COL8A1 gene encoding collagen alpha-1(VIII) chain, whose protein sequence is MAVLLVPVQLLAVAVAMYLQLVRSTQGGVYYGIKQLPPQVPQYQALGQQVPHMPLGKEGIPMQHMGKEVPHMQYGKEYPHLPQYMKEVPQVPLLGKDMAPKKEKEMPVRSLRGEQGPPGEPGPRGPPGPPGLPGHGVPGAKGKPGPQGYPGIGKPGLPGMPGKPGVMGPPGPRGEMGPKGEVGPMGIPGPQGPPGPHGLPGIGKAGAPGLQGQPGPKGEPGMKGPPGAPGIPGPKGEKGVGIPGLPGLKGPPGLPGPPGPVGLPGVGKPGMVGFPGPQGPLGKPGPPGELGPQGPPGVPGMQGPPGVPGVGKPGQDGIPGQPGFPGGKGEQGLPGLPGPPGLPGVGKPGFPGPKGERGVGGLPGPLGPKGEKGHAGPPGIGGPPGEPGQPGLPGIMGPPGAVGFPGPKGEGGAMGPPGPVGPKGEPGLQGFPGKPGFPGEVGAPGLRGLPGPTGPKGEAGQKGLPGLPGVPGLVGPKGEPGLPGAQGLQGPSGIPGIAGPSGPIGPPGLPGAKGEPGLPGPPGFPGVGKPGAAGLQGPPGKPGALGPPGQPGLQGPPGPPGPPGPPVIIPPTPPAVGQYLPEVGPGIDGVKPPYGYAGKKGKAAGAVYEMPAFTAELLTPFPRVGVPVKFDKLLYNGRQNYNPATGIFTCEIPGIYYFAYHVHCKGASVWVALFKNNEPLMYTYDEYKKGFLDQASGSAVVQLMHGDKVYVQMPSEQAAGLYAGQYVHSSFSGYLLYPM, encoded by the exons ATGGCCGTGCTGCTGGTCCCCGTGCAGCTGCTGGCGGTGGCTGTCGCCATGTACCTGCAGCTGGTGAGGTCCACTCAGGGTGGCGTCTACTATGGCATCAAGCAGCTGCCACCCCAGGTGCCCCAGTACCAAGCCCTTGGACAACAAGTACCTCACATGCCGCTGGGCAAAGAAGGCATCCCGATGCAGCACATGGGCAAGGAGGTGCCACACATGCAGTACGGGAAGGAGTATCCCCACCTGCCTCAGTACATGAAGGAGGTCCCACAGGTGCCCCTGCTTGGCAAGGACATGGctcccaagaaagaaaaag AAATGCCTGTGCGCAGCTTGAGGGGTGAGCAAGGTCCCCCTGGTGAGCCTGGACCAAGAGGGCCACCAGGGCCACCAGGATTACCAGGTCATGGCGTGCCAGGAGCCAAAGGAAAACCAGGTCCACAAGGATATCCAGGAATTGGGAAGCCGGGTTTGCCAGGGATGCCTGGGAAACCGGGAGTGATGGGGCCACCAGGGCCAAGAGGGGAGATGGGACCAAAGGGGGAGGTTGGGCCCATGGGGATACCAGGGCCACAGGGACCACCGGGACCTCATGGACTTCCAGGAATAGGGAAGGCAGGTgctccagggctgcagggacagccagGACCTAAGGGTGAACCTGGGATGAAGGGTCCCCCAGGGGCCCCTGGGATCCCTGGTCCAAAAGGGGAGAAGGGTGTCGGGATCCCGGGTTTGCCAGGACTGAAGGGCCCGCCCGGGCTGCCCGGCCCCCCTGGCCCTGTGGGTCTGCCGGGGGTCGGCAAGCCGGGGATGGTGGGGTTCCCCGGACCACAGGGTCCCCTGGGCAAGCCTGGCCCACCAGGTGAGCTGGGGCCACAGGGACCCCCGGGGGTCCCTGGAATGCAAGGCCCTCCCGGTGTGCCTGGTGTCGGCAAACCCGGCCAAGACGGCATCCCTGGCCAGCCGGGCTTCCCGGGCGGCAAAGGGGAGCAAGGCTTGCCAGGCTTGCCGGGGCCCCCTGGCCTCCCCGGGGTTGGGAAGCCGGGCTTCCCCGGGCCCAAAGGTGAGCGTGGGGTGGGCGGCCTGCCCGGCCCCCTGGGGcccaagggggaaaaagggcACGCAGGGCCACCCGGCATTGGGGGGCCTCCGGGAGAGCCAGGCCAACCAGGCCTGCCAGGCATCATGGGCCCCCCAGGTGCTGTGGGCTTCCCAGGACCCAAAGGAGAAGGTGGTGCCATGGGGCCACCGGGACCAGTGGGCCCCAAGGGTGAACCCGGCTTGCAGGGGTTCCCCGGGAAGCCAGGTTTCCCCGGGGAAGTGGGAGCCCccgggctgcgggggctgccgggcccCACAGGGCCCAAGGGGGAAGCCGGGCAGAAGGGCTTGCCGGGGCTGCCGGGCGTCCCGGGGCTCGTGGGGCCGAAGGGCGAGCCAGGGCTGCCCGGCGCCCAGGGGCTTCAGGGCCCCTCAGGGATCCCAGGCATCGCAGGGCCCAGTGGTCCCATCGGCCCCCCAGGACTGCCTGGGGCCAAGGGTGAACCTGGCCTGCCCGGCCCCCCTGGCTTCCCTGGTGTGGGCAAacctggggctgcggggctgcagggTCCCCCGGGAAAGCCCGGGGCGCTTGGACCCCCTGGCCAGCCCGGCCTCCAGGGGCCCCCCGGCCCTCCCGGGCCACCTGGTCCCCCAGTGATCATCCCCCCAACTCCACCGGCTGTGGGACAGTACCTGCCTGAGGTGGGGCCGGGGATAGATGGCGTCAAGCCCCCTTATGGCTACGCGGGCAAGAAGGGCAAGGCTGCCGGTGCTGTCTACGAGATGCCCGCATTCACGGCGGAGCTCCTCACTCCCTTCCCCCGGGTTGGCGTGCCTGTGAAGTTCGACAAACTCCTCTACAATGGCCGGCAGAACTACAACCCCGCGACAGGGATCTTCACCTGCGAGATCCCCGGGATCTACTACTTCGCCTACCATGTTCACTGTAAAGGGGCCAGCGTATGGGTGGCTTTGTTCAAGAACAACGAGCCGCTGATGTACACCTACGATGAGTACAAGAAGGGCTTCCTGGACCAAGCCTCCGGGAGTGCCGTCGTTCAGCTGATGCACGGAGACAAGGTTTACGTTCAGATGCCATCCGAACAGGCAGCAGGACTCTATGCTGGGCAATACGTTCATTCATCTTTTTCAGGATATTTATTGTATCccatgtaa